The region TGCGAGTTCTTCCACAGTTGAGTGGCTGTTCACTCTGGCCGTAATAGCTGATACATACCTGGAAAGGACCTTTGCAGTGTCTGCAACCGTTTCACCTCTTCCTATCTGCATGTCTCTCTGGTTAAGATACAGGGAATGGCCACCCATATCACTCATGGCCACCTCAAAGGAAACGCGGGTTCTGGTAGATGATTTTTCAAAAATCATCGCAAGGCTTTTGTTTTTCAGCAGATCAGTGACCTTGCCTTTTATTCTCTTTTCTTTCAGATCCTCTCCGGTCTCCAATATATCCATTATGTCTTCTTTGGAAAGGTCCGTCATTGACAGAACATGTTTCATTATATCAGCCCTGTTAAAATTCTCTTATCTTATTCATATGTGTGATTTTCTTTCGTACAAGAGCCCGGGTGCCGATATCCCGGCGTGAATGCAGATCGCCGATGATATTCTCAAGTGCATCCTGTGCTATTCTTTCAGCCTTGCTTATGGAATCCGCGATACCGACAACAGCTGCGGATCGAGACGTGCTGGTATAGATTTTACCATCCTTTTCATATACACTGGAATAGAACAAAATTGCATCGCCCATATCCCCGAAAACTATCTCTTTGTCTGAATCAGGGTTATCCGGATATCCTGCAGGAACCACGTACTTACACACAGTTGCCCTTTTGCTAAATACCACATCGAGGTCTTCCAGACGCTCCTCCACGATAGCCTCCATGACATCAAGTATATCGGTCTCAAGCAGAGGCATTACGTTCATAGCTTCGGGATCTCCGAAACGCGCATTGAATTCTATTACCTTTGGTCCTTTCCTAGTAAGGATGAACTGGCCGTAAAGGATGCCCTGGTATGGGATTCCTGTAACCTCACAGAGTTTTTCTACTACCTTTTGCATGATAGCCTTAGCCTTTTCCAGGTCATCTACCATCATGAAAGGCAGGATTACATCGGTGTTAGAATATGCCCCCATTCCGCCGGTGTTGGGTCCCAGGTCATTTTCGAATGCCCTTTTGTGGTCCTGTACGCAGGGAGCAAAAGCAAGAGTGCTTCCGTCAACAAATGCCTGCAGGGTAAATTCCTCTCCTTTCAGGTTCTCTTCAACAACCACACTATCTTTTTCGAGGATGCTCAGTGCATATTCATAGGCATCTGTGGTATCTGGCAGTTGATCGCCCATAACCCTGACGCCTTTGCCTCCGGTAAGCCCGGCGGGTTTTATGGCGACATCCCCGAGTTCTTCGATATATTCTTTCAATCCCCTTTCATCTTTGAATACTTTAAAAGCAGGGCATCCCTCGATATTTTCTTCCTTCATGAAGGTCCTGGCCCACGATTTATCGAATTCAATTTGGGCAACATCCTTTTTCGGACCCACAGAAGGAATTTTGACTTTTTCAAGAGCATCTACAAGACCGGCTGCAAGAGGAGCTTCGGGACCTATGAATGCAATGTCTATATTTCGTGAAGTGGCATATTCAACCACTTTTTTAATATCTGTTTCTTTTTCAAGTAAGAAATCCCTGCAAAGTTTTGCTATACCGGGATTTTTTTTGCTCA is a window of Methanohalophilus mahii DSM 5219 DNA encoding:
- the purD gene encoding phosphoribosylamine--glycine ligase, which codes for MNVLLIGGGGREHAIAEAISRSKREPQLYAVMSKKNPGIAKLCRDFLLEKETDIKKVVEYATSRNIDIAFIGPEAPLAAGLVDALEKVKIPSVGPKKDVAQIEFDKSWARTFMKEENIEGCPAFKVFKDERGLKEYIEELGDVAIKPAGLTGGKGVRVMGDQLPDTTDAYEYALSILEKDSVVVEENLKGEEFTLQAFVDGSTLAFAPCVQDHKRAFENDLGPNTGGMGAYSNTDVILPFMMVDDLEKAKAIMQKVVEKLCEVTGIPYQGILYGQFILTRKGPKVIEFNARFGDPEAMNVMPLLETDILDVMEAIVEERLEDLDVVFSKRATVCKYVVPAGYPDNPDSDKEIVFGDMGDAILFYSSVYEKDGKIYTSTSRSAAVVGIADSISKAERIAQDALENIIGDLHSRRDIGTRALVRKKITHMNKIREF